One genomic region from Polynucleobacter sp. MWH-P3-07-1 encodes:
- a CDS encoding TolC family protein, with protein MQSSQTLRAGFVLALTFISFTAFAQTDPFAITTPSPSTNNVGKASVEVRSGANLAAPAAEPERRVLADSKTLDAKRNASEMDLRQLWNELRANNPQLIAARESYFAAKATVPQIGAPANPQVGLIWSGMPAGSPLALGTAGTNPNGQNGYSFAQPFQFPGKKSLASEIADKGAESIQAQNDNLYLQLGSQLATMYYSTLAAQQQLKVLSDTVIRTELIKNIAKARYSNHAAAYVEYLNAQVAQSSAESDKFNLERQLSVAYKSINVMIGRDPRQKIALRGDAGAAMGKIPSLLELESYAEGFHPILKSTNLQLEAAKKGVTLAKAAYLPDFQVVASQYTPNRGPFTSNNGQMYYQMEFDIVIPLYFFTKEKYGVEQALRNQGAAEANDVAAKQQVVLGVDSAYATYEQAKKYVEFLRDRQVPQADAAYRVAITQYANNGQGFSDLLTAQTQLRTLEIQLALAKSNLLQAQAALLASAGKDPIE; from the coding sequence TTGCAAAGTTCGCAAACACTGCGCGCTGGTTTTGTCCTTGCTCTCACCTTTATCTCATTTACTGCTTTTGCTCAAACCGATCCCTTCGCCATCACCACGCCGAGCCCATCGACCAATAATGTCGGCAAGGCATCTGTTGAAGTTCGCTCTGGTGCAAATCTTGCTGCTCCAGCAGCGGAACCCGAACGCAGAGTATTAGCAGACTCAAAAACACTCGATGCCAAACGCAATGCCAGCGAGATGGATTTACGCCAGCTGTGGAATGAGTTGCGTGCCAACAATCCGCAATTAATCGCTGCGCGTGAATCCTACTTTGCTGCTAAAGCCACCGTACCGCAAATCGGTGCACCAGCCAATCCCCAAGTCGGCTTGATTTGGTCAGGCATGCCAGCCGGTTCCCCTTTGGCATTAGGGACCGCAGGTACCAATCCGAACGGACAGAATGGTTACTCCTTTGCCCAGCCGTTTCAGTTTCCAGGCAAGAAGAGCTTAGCGTCTGAGATTGCCGACAAGGGTGCTGAATCGATTCAGGCACAAAACGATAATTTGTATTTACAACTCGGCTCACAGTTAGCCACGATGTATTACAGCACCTTAGCTGCGCAACAACAACTCAAAGTCTTAAGTGATACCGTCATTCGTACTGAACTAATTAAGAATATTGCCAAGGCGCGTTACAGCAATCACGCCGCTGCTTATGTCGAGTATCTCAATGCCCAAGTTGCGCAGAGCTCTGCTGAGTCTGACAAGTTCAATCTTGAGCGTCAATTGAGTGTGGCTTATAAGAGCATCAATGTCATGATCGGGCGCGACCCCCGTCAAAAGATTGCTTTACGCGGTGATGCCGGTGCAGCAATGGGCAAGATTCCTTCACTGCTGGAGCTAGAGTCTTACGCAGAAGGCTTTCATCCCATTTTGAAGAGTACCAATTTGCAGCTCGAAGCAGCGAAGAAGGGCGTTACCCTAGCTAAAGCAGCTTACTTGCCCGACTTTCAGGTGGTGGCTTCTCAGTACACCCCGAATCGTGGGCCGTTTACTTCCAATAATGGTCAGATGTATTACCAGATGGAATTTGATATCGTGATTCCGCTGTATTTCTTCACCAAAGAGAAGTATGGTGTTGAGCAAGCCCTGCGTAACCAAGGTGCTGCCGAAGCGAATGATGTTGCCGCCAAACAGCAAGTGGTTCTGGGGGTCGATTCTGCTTATGCTACCTATGAGCAAGCCAAGAAATATGTTGAGTTCTTAAGAGACCGTCAGGTGCCTCAAGCGGATGCTGCCTATCGGGTCGCGATTACCCAGTACGCCAACAATGGTCAAGGATTCAGTGATTTACTCACAGCCCAAACTCAGTTAAGAACCTTAGAGATTCAATTAGCCCTTGCAAAAAGCAATTTACTGCAAGCTCAGGCAGCTTTATTGGCCTCAGCTGGTAAAGACCCCATCGAATAG
- a CDS encoding efflux RND transporter periplasmic adaptor subunit, which yields MLKKYLEKLQPYLDKLKPYWEKARPHAEAALAKGQDFYKHAEEVAKQKWAQPRFRLIASLVAALVVGVIIGMIFAPSKDDSATAHKTISVDKTGIINLSLPGVTLSPDVFEFYQTGESTAPIMLSVPGRLAYNAERVKVISARAPGRVERIYAFDGAVVKEGNAVADFYSPDYVSAQTEYILSSKMVAALNKADVGTLYQDAKDTQEAAANHLRILGGSNQDIQRLRTTGLASPTFPIRAPIQGVVIKRAVDPGAYLNTGDVLATIADPKNLWFVGNVYEQDISKIHVGDIFHLKVEAFPERDFVAKANYVGASIDPTTHALVIRCEIENADGLLKPEMFATGTLEVGTTTAVVIPTSALIQARNARFVIIKTGPESYSRLPVYGFELNDHEFAVTDGLTPHQTLLIKGATLLNQRFAREED from the coding sequence ATGTTGAAAAAATACCTAGAGAAATTACAACCCTATCTCGATAAGCTCAAACCTTATTGGGAGAAGGCTCGCCCTCATGCTGAAGCAGCTTTAGCGAAAGGCCAAGATTTCTACAAGCATGCTGAAGAAGTTGCTAAACAAAAATGGGCGCAGCCACGCTTTCGATTGATTGCCTCACTAGTTGCCGCTTTAGTGGTGGGCGTCATTATTGGCATGATCTTTGCGCCAAGCAAAGATGACAGCGCTACTGCACATAAAACGATTTCAGTAGATAAGACCGGCATCATTAATCTTTCATTGCCTGGCGTAACGCTCTCACCGGATGTATTTGAGTTTTATCAGACCGGCGAGTCGACTGCCCCCATCATGCTGTCTGTACCAGGACGTTTGGCCTATAACGCCGAGCGGGTTAAAGTCATCTCAGCCCGCGCGCCAGGAAGAGTAGAGCGCATTTACGCCTTTGATGGTGCTGTTGTAAAAGAGGGCAATGCCGTAGCGGACTTCTACAGCCCAGATTACGTATCTGCCCAAACGGAATACATTCTGTCGTCCAAGATGGTGGCAGCACTCAATAAAGCAGATGTTGGCACTTTGTATCAAGATGCTAAAGATACCCAAGAGGCCGCTGCTAATCACCTCCGGATTCTGGGGGGTAGCAATCAAGACATTCAAAGACTCAGAACAACTGGCCTTGCTAGTCCGACATTCCCGATTCGGGCACCGATTCAAGGTGTAGTGATTAAGCGTGCTGTCGATCCCGGTGCTTATCTCAATACAGGCGATGTTCTAGCAACGATTGCTGATCCTAAAAACCTGTGGTTTGTTGGTAATGTTTATGAGCAGGACATCAGCAAGATCCATGTGGGCGATATCTTCCATCTGAAAGTGGAAGCATTTCCTGAGCGGGACTTTGTAGCGAAAGCCAATTATGTGGGCGCATCGATTGACCCAACAACCCATGCCTTAGTGATCCGTTGTGAAATCGAAAATGCGGATGGCTTGCTCAAGCCTGAGATGTTCGCAACCGGCACTTTGGAAGTGGGCACAACGACTGCCGTTGTCATTCCGACTTCTGCTTTGATCCAAGCGCGCAATGCCCGTTTTGTGATTATCAAGACCGGCCCAGAATCCTACAGCCGCTTGCCAGTGTATGGCTTTGAGTTGAATGATCACGAGTTTGCGGTGACCGATGGCTTAACTCCGCACCAAACGCTCTTGATCAAAGGCGCTACTTTGCTTAACCAACGCTTTGCTCGAGAAGAAGATTAA
- a CDS encoding efflux RND transporter permease subunit, with protein MNINNVLKRRLLILLLAVGLLAAGISSFLKLPLQAYPGVAPLTVQSIAQWPGASTAQIEQQITIPVENSLAGIAGVQVFRSVSLFGLSVVTVKFKDGEDSFKARQLVNSAINNLTLPAGASIAISPDSDATGEIMRYVVESTYASPMALKTFQDYEIYKELKHVQGVPDISSFGGKTRQYQIIITPGALLAKNVTLQQLVTAVTNSNVNVGGGLLPVGEQQLVVRGVGLLQSIDDMKRIVIAVNNGVAVRVGDVADVVVGNALRQGMFQYQDNPDAVEGVVLLKRGENASEVLKRVKEKIQELNTSLLPPGIDIFPFYDRQVLLDITLNTVKHTLFFGISLVLIILYIFLGNFKAAGVVAAVIPLALCVSFFNMDQFHVPANLISLGAIDFGVIVDAAVIVMENVMRHLEERHTKLNQSIVLGTSEVQRAMVFSTGIIITAYSPLFLMGGVEGIIFRPMAFTMGFALLASIILSLTFVPAMISYIFKEGEEHHPPQFVEKMLGVYKPLLRHLVDRPKQVLMAAVGLLLFTIISATQLGTEFLPTLEENNLWVRVTLPNTVDLKYSVELANQIREEFKNQPEVKYVSVQIGRPDDGTDPTGVFNQEFGVYFKAPQDMPAGAGKKQLVKRLEKYLNGLPGVDYTFSQYIQDNVNEALSGVKGENSVKIFGNDLEVLDQQARDVIKQLRRVNGIVDEGIFTELGQPTLNVEIDRAKCARFGINVSDIQNLVAYSIGGTPITNVLENEKTFGLAVRLNVDSRNTVESIRSLLIDTADGSRVPLTMVANVAVSDGPFYIYRESGRRYIAIKFSVRGRDLGSAVKEAQHLVDENVSVPNGYRITWDGQFNQMKIAQKKLMMIVPLTLLAIALLLYSAFGNFRDALVVLLNVPFAAIGGILILLITGETFSISAGIGFLSLFGIAIQDGVILISYINKLSRSDSHDIKDTIVEGASLRMRPVVMTALLAGLGLLPAAISHAIGSEAQRPLALVIVGGMVTTTLLTLLVLPVLYAWIRSRELDKRRLA; from the coding sequence ATGAACATCAATAACGTCCTCAAGCGACGCTTACTGATTCTGCTCCTTGCCGTAGGTTTGCTTGCGGCAGGTATCTCGAGCTTTCTGAAGCTCCCACTGCAGGCTTATCCTGGTGTAGCCCCGTTAACGGTGCAATCGATTGCCCAATGGCCTGGTGCCAGTACTGCGCAAATCGAGCAACAAATTACGATCCCGGTTGAGAACAGCCTGGCTGGTATTGCTGGCGTCCAAGTCTTCCGCTCTGTTTCTTTATTTGGCTTATCGGTAGTGACTGTGAAATTTAAAGACGGCGAAGATAGCTTTAAAGCCCGTCAACTGGTCAATAGTGCAATTAATAATTTGACCCTGCCGGCGGGAGCATCGATTGCGATTAGTCCAGATTCTGATGCCACTGGTGAAATCATGCGTTATGTGGTCGAGAGCACCTATGCCTCACCAATGGCGCTCAAGACCTTTCAGGATTACGAGATTTACAAAGAGCTCAAGCATGTGCAGGGCGTGCCTGATATTTCCTCATTTGGCGGTAAGACACGTCAGTATCAAATCATCATTACCCCTGGAGCACTGCTAGCGAAAAATGTGACGCTACAACAGTTGGTGACTGCGGTGACTAACTCCAACGTGAACGTTGGTGGTGGCTTATTGCCGGTAGGTGAGCAGCAGCTCGTGGTGCGTGGGGTTGGTTTGCTGCAATCGATTGACGATATGAAGCGCATTGTGATTGCGGTGAATAACGGAGTAGCAGTGCGGGTTGGTGATGTGGCGGATGTGGTGGTCGGTAACGCATTGCGCCAAGGCATGTTCCAGTATCAAGATAATCCAGATGCCGTAGAGGGGGTGGTGCTACTCAAGCGCGGTGAAAATGCCTCCGAAGTGCTTAAGCGGGTGAAGGAAAAAATTCAGGAGCTCAATACCTCCTTATTGCCACCTGGTATCGATATTTTCCCATTCTATGATCGCCAAGTTCTGTTGGATATCACTTTGAACACGGTAAAACACACCTTGTTCTTTGGTATCTCATTGGTTTTGATCATTCTGTATATCTTCTTGGGTAACTTCAAGGCAGCCGGAGTAGTTGCTGCAGTGATTCCGCTAGCGTTATGCGTTTCTTTCTTCAATATGGATCAATTCCATGTGCCTGCCAACTTAATTTCCTTAGGGGCGATTGACTTCGGCGTGATTGTGGATGCGGCAGTGATCGTGATGGAAAACGTCATGCGCCACTTAGAGGAGCGCCACACCAAGCTCAATCAAAGCATTGTGCTGGGTACCAGCGAAGTGCAGCGCGCCATGGTCTTCTCTACCGGCATCATCATTACCGCGTATTCACCATTGTTCCTCATGGGTGGAGTAGAAGGCATCATCTTCCGTCCAATGGCCTTTACGATGGGCTTCGCACTCTTGGCCTCGATCATCTTGAGCTTGACCTTCGTGCCAGCGATGATCTCGTACATCTTCAAGGAAGGCGAAGAGCATCATCCTCCTCAGTTTGTGGAAAAGATGTTGGGCGTTTACAAACCCTTGCTGCGCCATCTAGTAGATCGCCCTAAACAGGTGTTAATGGCTGCAGTCGGCTTGCTCTTGTTTACGATCATCAGTGCTACCCAATTAGGTACCGAGTTTTTGCCTACCTTGGAAGAGAATAATCTCTGGGTACGTGTCACCTTACCTAACACGGTTGATCTGAAATACTCAGTTGAGCTAGCCAATCAAATTCGTGAAGAGTTTAAGAATCAGCCTGAAGTGAAGTATGTTTCAGTACAGATTGGTCGTCCTGACGACGGTACGGATCCTACGGGTGTGTTTAACCAAGAATTCGGCGTTTACTTTAAGGCGCCTCAAGATATGCCAGCAGGCGCCGGTAAGAAACAGTTGGTCAAGAGATTGGAAAAATATCTCAATGGTTTGCCTGGCGTGGACTACACCTTCTCGCAATACATTCAAGACAACGTCAACGAGGCTCTCTCAGGCGTGAAGGGGGAGAACTCCGTCAAGATTTTCGGTAATGATCTCGAGGTTTTAGATCAACAAGCCCGCGATGTGATTAAGCAATTGCGCAGGGTGAACGGTATTGTGGATGAAGGTATCTTCACCGAGCTGGGTCAACCCACGCTGAACGTTGAGATCGATCGCGCTAAATGCGCTCGCTTTGGTATTAATGTCAGTGATATTCAAAATCTCGTTGCCTATTCCATCGGTGGCACACCCATCACCAATGTTCTGGAAAATGAGAAAACTTTTGGTTTGGCGGTTCGTCTCAACGTCGATAGTCGCAACACCGTTGAGTCAATTCGTTCTCTATTAATTGATACTGCTGATGGCAGTCGGGTTCCTTTAACGATGGTGGCTAATGTTGCTGTCTCAGATGGTCCTTTCTATATCTATCGAGAATCTGGCCGTCGTTATATTGCGATTAAGTTCAGTGTACGTGGTCGCGACTTGGGTAGCGCTGTAAAAGAAGCCCAACATCTTGTTGATGAAAATGTCAGCGTACCGAATGGTTACAGAATTACTTGGGATGGCCAATTTAATCAGATGAAGATTGCTCAGAAAAAGTTAATGATGATTGTTCCATTAACACTGCTTGCGATTGCCTTATTGCTCTATAGCGCCTTCGGTAATTTCCGTGATGCACTCGTTGTGCTCTTGAACGTGCCATTTGCAGCGATTGGCGGTATTTTGATTCTCTTGATTACGGGTGAGACTTTCAGTATTTCAGCGGGCATTGGCTTCTTGTCACTCTTCGGGATTGCGATTCAGGATGGTGTGATCTTGATTTCTTATATTAATAAGCTGTCGCGTTCAGACAGCCATGACATCAAAGATACGATCGTGGAGGGTGCCTCTTTGCGGATGCGCCCCGTCGTCATGACGGCCTTACTTGCTGGCTTGGGTCTCTTGCCTGCTGCGATTTCTCATGCGATTGGTTCAGAGGCGCAGCGCCCACTGGCCTTGGTGATTGTGGGCGGTATGGTCACTACCACCTTGCTGACTTTGCTGGTTCTGCCGGTTCTGTATGCTTGGATTCGTTCCCGCGAGCTCGATAAGCGCCGCCTTGCCTAA
- the surE gene encoding 5'/3'-nucleotidase SurE produces MHILISNDDGYLAPGLLALVNAIRPLGKVTVIAPEQNHSGASNSLTLSRPLSIHRVAGGERDGFIFINGTPTDCVHIAMTGFLDEKPDLVVSGINQGENMGEDVLYSGTVAAAVEGVMFGVPGIAFSQIDRGWARIDDAAKAAHDIVAQMIANPLSKEEGNATLLNVNIPNRSYADLNRWRVTRLGNRHHSQPVVVQQNPRGEPIYWIGAAGDAKDSSSGTDFHAIDEGCISITPMQLDLTHHARLAAMRANGWDRG; encoded by the coding sequence ATGCATATCTTGATCTCCAACGATGATGGCTATTTGGCCCCAGGCCTATTAGCCCTCGTAAACGCTATTCGCCCTTTGGGCAAAGTTACCGTGATTGCTCCTGAGCAAAATCATAGCGGTGCCTCCAACTCCTTAACCCTCTCTAGACCACTCTCGATTCATCGGGTGGCCGGTGGTGAGCGTGATGGCTTTATCTTCATCAACGGCACTCCAACCGATTGCGTGCATATTGCGATGACCGGTTTCTTAGATGAAAAGCCCGACCTGGTGGTTTCCGGAATTAATCAGGGCGAGAACATGGGTGAAGACGTTTTGTATTCTGGAACTGTTGCCGCTGCAGTGGAAGGGGTGATGTTTGGTGTGCCTGGCATTGCCTTCTCGCAAATTGATCGGGGCTGGGCTCGGATTGATGATGCCGCTAAAGCAGCGCATGACATCGTCGCGCAAATGATTGCTAATCCCTTGAGTAAAGAAGAGGGCAATGCAACCTTGCTCAATGTCAACATTCCCAATCGTTCCTATGCTGATCTCAATCGCTGGCGCGTCACCCGTTTGGGTAATCGTCACCATTCTCAACCGGTGGTGGTGCAACAAAACCCCCGTGGTGAACCGATCTATTGGATCGGTGCTGCTGGTGATGCCAAAGACAGCTCGAGTGGGACAGACTTTCATGCGATTGATGAAGGCTGCATCTCGATTACACCAATGCAGCTCGATTTAACCCATCATGCCCGTTTGGCTGCAATGCGAGCCAATGGCTGGGATCGCGGTTGA
- a CDS encoding peptidoglycan DD-metalloendopeptidase family protein → MSRSVLALLLSSAMIFMVGCSVPRTKPANVVDRSGGASEPAPPGYYRVKKGDTLARIALDNGQAPRDVAQWNIAENPKFNPNLIEVGDLVRVKAPTGSKMAAKPMEKKAPVDSSKADSSKAETKADDSKTEMVAEPGIRLAWPAKGKVTQDFSESNKGINIAGKLGEPVTAAADGKVVYAGNSLRGYGNLVIVKHDNTYLTAYAYNKTLLVKEGDIVKKGQKIAEMGDTDTNAVQLHFELRVNGKPVNPTPYLQ, encoded by the coding sequence ATGTCCAGGTCAGTCTTAGCGCTATTGCTCTCATCTGCCATGATCTTCATGGTTGGTTGTTCTGTGCCTCGGACTAAACCTGCTAATGTGGTCGATCGTTCTGGTGGGGCGAGTGAGCCTGCGCCTCCGGGCTATTACCGGGTGAAGAAGGGCGACACCCTAGCGCGCATTGCTTTGGATAACGGCCAAGCGCCTCGTGATGTAGCGCAGTGGAATATTGCAGAAAATCCCAAGTTCAATCCCAATCTGATTGAGGTGGGTGATTTGGTGCGGGTAAAAGCGCCTACAGGATCAAAAATGGCTGCTAAGCCAATGGAGAAGAAAGCCCCAGTCGATAGCTCGAAAGCGGATAGCAGCAAAGCCGAAACTAAGGCTGATGACAGCAAAACCGAAATGGTTGCTGAGCCTGGCATTCGTTTAGCTTGGCCAGCCAAGGGCAAGGTGACACAGGACTTTAGCGAAAGCAATAAAGGGATCAATATCGCTGGTAAGCTCGGCGAGCCAGTGACAGCCGCTGCCGATGGCAAAGTGGTCTACGCTGGGAACAGCTTGCGCGGTTACGGCAATCTCGTGATTGTGAAACACGACAACACCTACTTAACTGCCTATGCTTACAACAAAACCCTCTTGGTTAAAGAGGGGGATATTGTTAAAAAGGGTCAGAAGATTGCTGAGATGGGTGATACCGATACCAATGCAGTGCAGCTCCACTTTGAGCTGCGCGTCAATGGCAAGCCAGTAAACCCTACCCCTTATTTGCAATAA
- a CDS encoding 3'-5' exonuclease, which yields MATVLVFDIETIPDVAGLRRLDDLPASLSDAEVAQKAMADRLAKTGSDFLPLYLQKIIAISCVIRRTTKEGLPQIKVGTLGAPQDDEKVLVQAFFDLIEKYTPQLVSWNGSGFDLPVLHYRALVNHIQASRYWEMGESQENDSRDFKWNNYISRYHMRHLDMMDLLAKFNGRANAPLDGLAKLCGFPGKMGMDGSQVWPAYQDGKIDEIRAYCETDVVNTYLMYCRFQLMRGGFSLAEYQEEIAFVKAYLETQSKEPHGSQWQEYLQGFAGDA from the coding sequence ATGGCAACCGTTCTCGTCTTTGATATTGAAACCATTCCGGATGTAGCGGGCTTACGTCGCCTAGATGATTTACCAGCCTCACTATCGGATGCTGAAGTGGCTCAAAAAGCCATGGCTGATCGCTTGGCAAAGACGGGTAGTGATTTTCTGCCCTTGTACTTACAGAAAATCATCGCTATTTCTTGTGTGATTCGTCGCACGACTAAAGAGGGTCTGCCACAAATAAAGGTTGGCACCTTAGGTGCACCACAAGATGATGAGAAGGTATTGGTACAGGCCTTCTTTGATCTGATTGAAAAATACACTCCACAACTGGTCTCTTGGAATGGCAGCGGTTTTGATTTGCCTGTCCTTCATTACCGTGCTCTGGTAAATCACATTCAAGCGTCTCGCTATTGGGAGATGGGTGAGAGCCAAGAGAACGATAGCCGCGACTTTAAGTGGAATAACTACATCAGTCGTTATCACATGCGCCATCTCGACATGATGGATCTCTTGGCTAAATTTAATGGCAGAGCGAACGCACCGCTCGATGGTCTAGCCAAGCTGTGTGGCTTTCCAGGCAAGATGGGGATGGATGGCAGTCAGGTCTGGCCTGCTTATCAAGATGGCAAGATTGATGAGATCCGCGCCTATTGCGAAACCGATGTGGTCAACACTTATCTCATGTATTGCCGCTTTCAACTGATGCGCGGTGGTTTCTCATTGGCTGAGTATCAAGAAGAGATTGCTTTTGTGAAGGCCTATCTCGAAACCCAGTCCAAAGAGCCTCATGGTTCGCAATGGCAAGAATATCTCCAAGGTTTTGCTGGAGATGCCTGA
- the rlmD gene encoding 23S rRNA (uracil(1939)-C(5))-methyltransferase RlmD — MVRNGKNISKVLLEMPDPVWVESLDLEAQGIARLAPTEEQLAEGQSGKVLFIQGALPTERVTYTVTREKARFSKAKVDQILKPAVFRAEPKCKAFGVCGGCTMQHLDIQAQIAMKQRVLEDDLKHIAKTQPEEILRPLGGPTWEYRHRARFSVVNRSIKKGTVLVGFHENKSGYVADMTACEILPKRVSELLIPLRKLVMELSIVDDVPQIELAVGEDDVIALVFRILKPLTQSDEQILKTFADENKVWIWLQPKGIDTVAPFFPQTGKLCYRLPEFEIEMPFKPADFTQVNHLMNRALVSKAIKLLEPQQDERILDLFCGIGNFTLALARRAKSVMGIEGLASLTERAKANAIHNGLEHQVSFMQSNLFEVTPEIIQAWGKADRWLIDPPREGAMEICQALANIHEQQGEDISLLPKRIVYVSCNPKTLARDIDILCNQAGYTLKSAGIVNMFPHTSHVESIAVFDKK, encoded by the coding sequence ATGGTTCGCAATGGCAAGAATATCTCCAAGGTTTTGCTGGAGATGCCTGATCCAGTTTGGGTCGAGTCACTCGACCTAGAAGCACAAGGCATTGCTCGCCTTGCTCCCACTGAGGAGCAGCTAGCCGAAGGGCAGAGTGGCAAAGTGCTATTTATTCAAGGGGCACTCCCTACCGAGCGAGTTACTTACACCGTCACCCGAGAAAAAGCCCGCTTTAGCAAAGCCAAGGTCGACCAAATACTCAAGCCTGCCGTATTTAGAGCAGAGCCAAAGTGCAAAGCTTTTGGAGTGTGTGGCGGTTGCACCATGCAACACTTAGACATTCAAGCACAGATCGCCATGAAGCAACGGGTGCTTGAAGATGATCTGAAGCACATTGCCAAAACCCAGCCTGAAGAAATTCTGCGGCCTCTGGGTGGCCCGACTTGGGAGTATCGCCATCGTGCTCGATTCAGTGTCGTGAACCGCTCCATCAAAAAAGGCACAGTGCTGGTAGGTTTTCATGAAAACAAGAGTGGCTATGTTGCCGATATGACCGCCTGTGAGATTCTGCCTAAGCGAGTCTCTGAGCTACTCATCCCGCTGCGCAAACTCGTGATGGAACTATCGATCGTGGATGATGTGCCACAGATTGAGTTAGCGGTGGGGGAGGATGACGTTATTGCCTTAGTCTTTCGGATTCTTAAACCGCTCACGCAGTCTGACGAGCAGATTCTGAAAACCTTTGCTGATGAAAACAAAGTCTGGATCTGGCTACAACCCAAAGGCATCGATACCGTCGCGCCGTTCTTTCCCCAAACGGGCAAGCTGTGCTATCGACTCCCTGAGTTTGAGATTGAGATGCCCTTTAAGCCGGCGGATTTTACGCAAGTCAATCACTTGATGAACCGCGCATTGGTCAGCAAAGCCATCAAACTCCTAGAGCCACAACAGGATGAGCGGATTTTGGATCTCTTCTGTGGCATTGGCAATTTCACACTCGCATTAGCGAGAAGAGCCAAGAGTGTGATGGGTATCGAAGGTCTAGCGAGCTTGACTGAAAGAGCGAAAGCCAATGCCATCCACAACGGCCTAGAGCATCAAGTCAGCTTCATGCAAAGTAATTTATTTGAAGTCACGCCAGAGATAATCCAAGCTTGGGGCAAAGCAGATCGCTGGTTAATTGATCCACCCCGTGAAGGCGCAATGGAAATCTGTCAAGCATTGGCGAACATTCATGAGCAGCAGGGCGAAGATATCTCACTCTTGCCGAAGCGGATTGTGTATGTCTCCTGTAATCCCAAAACCTTAGCAAGAGACATCGACATTTTGTGTAATCAAGCTGGCTACACACTTAAGAGTGCGGGCATCGTTAATATGTTCCCTCATACATCTCATGTGGAATCTATTGCTGTGTTTGATAAGAAATAA
- a CDS encoding Bax inhibitor-1 family protein — translation MSDLNSYGFGQSSSISTPAVRNRVLRNTYALLALSMIPTVIGAWLGITLNLSLFAGSPFMGFIVFMAIAFGFFWAIEKNKDTGVGVLLLLGFTFFMGVMLSRLVGFTLNSYSNGAALIMLAFGGTAAIFATMATIATVSKSDFAGMGKWLMVGVLLLIVASLANIWLQLPALMLTVMVLAIAIFSAFILVDVQRVINGGETNYIMATLAIYLDVYNVFTNLLALLGIFGGDRR, via the coding sequence ATGAGTGATCTGAACTCTTACGGCTTTGGGCAATCCAGCTCGATTAGCACCCCCGCAGTTCGCAACCGCGTCCTGCGCAATACCTATGCCCTCTTGGCGCTGTCCATGATCCCAACAGTGATTGGCGCATGGCTCGGTATTACCCTCAATCTCAGTCTCTTTGCTGGTAGTCCATTTATGGGCTTCATCGTCTTTATGGCGATTGCCTTTGGTTTCTTCTGGGCGATTGAGAAAAATAAAGACACTGGCGTAGGCGTTCTACTCCTCCTTGGCTTTACCTTCTTCATGGGGGTCATGTTGTCTCGCTTGGTGGGCTTTACGCTCAACAGCTATAGCAATGGCGCTGCACTGATCATGTTGGCCTTTGGCGGCACTGCCGCTATTTTTGCCACGATGGCAACGATTGCTACAGTCAGCAAGAGTGATTTTGCTGGTATGGGTAAATGGCTGATGGTTGGCGTACTGCTCTTGATCGTGGCCTCCCTAGCAAATATCTGGTTGCAATTGCCTGCTCTGATGTTGACCGTCATGGTTCTAGCTATCGCCATCTTCTCTGCTTTCATCTTGGTGGATGTCCAGCGGGTGATTAATGGTGGTGAGACCAATTACATCATGGCGACTTTAGCGATCTACCTAGACGTCTACAACGTCTTTACCAACTTGCTCGCTTTACTGGGCATCTTTGGCGGTGATCGTCGTTAA
- the ndk gene encoding nucleoside-diphosphate kinase, with translation MAIERTLSIIKPDAVAKNVIGKIYDRFEQAGLKIIASKMAHLSQSEAEQFYSVHKERPFFKDLVSFMISGPVMIQVLQGEGAIAKNRDLMGATDPKKAEKGTIRADFADSIDANAVHGSDAPETAAVEVAFFFPGMQVFNR, from the coding sequence ATGGCAATTGAGCGCACCCTTTCTATTATCAAACCAGATGCAGTAGCCAAAAACGTGATCGGTAAGATCTATGACCGTTTTGAGCAAGCCGGTTTGAAAATCATCGCTTCCAAAATGGCGCATCTGTCACAGTCTGAAGCTGAGCAGTTTTACTCAGTACATAAAGAGCGTCCTTTCTTCAAAGACCTCGTGAGCTTCATGATTTCCGGTCCAGTGATGATTCAAGTGTTGCAAGGTGAAGGCGCGATTGCAAAGAACCGTGACTTGATGGGCGCTACTGATCCTAAGAAAGCAGAGAAGGGCACCATTCGTGCTGACTTTGCAGATAGCATTGACGCAAATGCCGTACACGGATCTGACGCTCCTGAAACGGCTGCTGTGGAAGTGGCTTTCTTCTTCCCTGGTATGCAAGTATTCAATCGTTAA